From the genome of Desulfofundulus luciae:
CATCTGGCTGATACCTGCAACATTCCGGCTGCCCCGGGTAGTAAAAGTTTTCCGGGTAGTAAAAGTTTTTATAATTTCCCCTTTTTACACAACAATAGATGCCGTGGGGTGGGTTTTTCAGTTATAATAAAAAGGGGGGAGGGGTACGAATTGAAGGATGTAGCAAGCCTGATAGAAAGATTTCGGGCCGGCGACCCCAGAGCACTGGCGCGGGTAATCAGTTTCCTGGAAAATGAAGAGCCTGTGGTTGAACATATTATGGAACAGATTTATCCCCTAACGGGCCAGGCGTATATAGTGGGTATTACCGGTTCCCCGGGTGCAGGCAAAAGCTCTCTGGTGGACTGTCTTACCACCCTATTGCGCCAGAAAGGGGAAACCATAGGCATTGTTGCAGTGGATCCTACCAGCCCTTTCACTGGCGGGGCACTGCTGGGAGATCGTATAAGAATGCAAAACCACGCCACCGACCGGGGCGTATTCATACGGAGCATGGGCACCCGGGGGAACCTGGGTGGACTGGCCCATACCACCGGCGAAGTGGTTAAAGCGATGGATGCTTTTGGCTTTTCCTGGATTATCGTCGAAACAGTGGGGGTAGGCCAGGCCGAACTGGATATTATGCACCTGGCAGATACCACTGTGGTGGTGTTAACCCCAGGGGCCGGGGACGCCATTCAGACCATTAAGGCTGGCATTATGGAAATAGCCGATGTCTTTGCCATCAATAAGTGCGATTTACCGGGGGCAAATAAAATTGCCGCCGAAGTGGAAATGATGCTGGACATGCAGGAGGGCCGTTTAAACTGGCGACCTCCGGTGGTGAAGACTTCTACCCTGGATGGACGGGGGGTAGCTGAACTACTTGCAGCCATTGAAAGCCACCGGCAGTACCTGCTCCAGGATAAAACCCTCGGGGAAAGACGATGGTTCCGGGCACGAAACGAAACCCTGGAACTGGCACAATACCTCTGGCAGCGCATTATCACCCAGGAGCTGGAATATATTAATCCCATTCTGGATGCAGTTGCCAGGAGGGAAAAAGACCCTTACCGGGGAGCACGGGAGATAACTAAATACTTGCTGGAGAAGTATCACCAAAAACTGGCATCAGGGAGTGAAATAGATACCCCAGAAGGAAAGGTTGGGGTATAATAATCTATAATATTCAATATTTTCTAGCGGAAAGGAGTGGATGTTGCCAGATGAAGGTTACCTTTTTGGGTCACGCAGCCTTTCTCCTGGAGGGTGAGGCAACGGTATTGATTGATCCCTTTATTACCGGTAACCCGGTGACCACCGTTCGGGCAGAAGACCTGCACCCGGACCTGATCCTGGTCAGTCATGGTCATGGCGATCACCTGGGGGACACAATTGAAATCGCTAAAAGATCCGGCGCAACGGTAGTTTCAGTTTTTGAACTGGCCAGTTATTGCAGCCGTCAAGGTGTACAGGTCCACGGCATGCATATTGGGGGCAGCCATCAATTTGGTCCGGTAAAAGTAAAGTTAACGCCCGCATGGCACGGTAGCGGACTGATTACCAACGGGCCGGCTGAATATCTCGGCACCCCCTGTGGCTTTGTTTTTACCCTGGACGGAAAGACCATTTACCATGCCGGAGACACCGGACTATTTGGAGACATGGCCATGGTGGGGCGCCTGCATCCCATTGACCTGGCCCTGTTGC
Proteins encoded in this window:
- a CDS encoding metal-dependent hydrolase, whose protein sequence is MKVTFLGHAAFLLEGEATVLIDPFITGNPVTTVRAEDLHPDLILVSHGHGDHLGDTIEIAKRSGATVVSVFELASYCSRQGVQVHGMHIGGSHQFGPVKVKLTPAWHGSGLITNGPAEYLGTPCGFVFTLDGKTIYHAGDTGLFGDMAMVGRLHPIDLALLPIGDNFTMGPEDALEAVHLIKPNLVIPMHYNTWPLIEQDPQEFKRVVEAQTPARVIILAPGESYEV
- the meaB gene encoding methylmalonyl Co-A mutase-associated GTPase MeaB; amino-acid sequence: MKDVASLIERFRAGDPRALARVISFLENEEPVVEHIMEQIYPLTGQAYIVGITGSPGAGKSSLVDCLTTLLRQKGETIGIVAVDPTSPFTGGALLGDRIRMQNHATDRGVFIRSMGTRGNLGGLAHTTGEVVKAMDAFGFSWIIVETVGVGQAELDIMHLADTTVVVLTPGAGDAIQTIKAGIMEIADVFAINKCDLPGANKIAAEVEMMLDMQEGRLNWRPPVVKTSTLDGRGVAELLAAIESHRQYLLQDKTLGERRWFRARNETLELAQYLWQRIITQELEYINPILDAVARREKDPYRGAREITKYLLEKYHQKLASGSEIDTPEGKVGV